A genomic stretch from Erigeron canadensis isolate Cc75 chromosome 9, C_canadensis_v1, whole genome shotgun sequence includes:
- the LOC122581793 gene encoding TOM1-like protein 9 — protein sequence MVNSLVGRATNDMLIGPDWALNLEICDICNHDPVQAKDVIKGIKRRLGSKNPKVQLLALTLLETLVKNCGDYVHLQVAERNVLTDMVKIVKKKHPDFHVKEKILVLIDTWQEAFGGARARYPQYYAAYHELLRLGANFPEKSERSAPVLTPPQSQPLPSYPHNLGNPENANDSAVRSAESEFPTLSMTEMQNARGIMDVLAEMLTAIDPQKKEGLKQEVIVDLVEQCRTYKRRVVHLVNSTSDESLLSQGLALNDDLQRVLAKHDSLLTGTSVPFEKSKPETSRALVPVNPPLTDTKQTGSVSHAKVEADLISLAPVTTNGTSTTPPESYPKFDLLSGDDYDSPTASNSLAIVPVGVSQPTTPVSQNNALALVDMYSQNNVSPVQTYSSSPQIQHQKLPAPPRHESWSSYNQGNNLAWNGHVPQQQQSPSLGYGATNGGLPLPPWEAQPADNQSLSPHYSLSNGLQLVQQQNTGSRMPLMSNQPGYIPQVPLQQFQGGVLLQQQTQPSQMAYVNPQQMAQQMAQQMYNNQMAQQMYITQMAQQMYNNQMAQVNGYGGGSGSYSNGYGYGQQQNSQYIDQRMSAMSMNTVYTGPSMTNASYVHVPSGKPQKEEDKLFGDLVNFAKVKPNKTTPGRAS from the exons atggtgaattccttggtgggAAGAGCCACAAATGATATGCTTATTGGTCCTGATTGGGCCTTAAATCTTGAGATATGTGATATTTGTAATCATGATCCTGT GCAAGCAAAGGATGTCATTAAAGGAATAAAAAGGCGTTTAGGAAGCAAGAATCCCAAAGTCCAGCTTCTTGCTTTAACA TTATTGGAAACACTTGTCAAGAATTGTGGGGATTATGTTCATTTGCAAGTAGCCGAGAGAAATGTACTTACCGACATGGTTAAAATAGTGAAAAAGAAG CATCCCGATTTTCATGTAAAAGAGAAGATATTAGTGCTAATAGATACTTGGCAAGAAGCTTTTGGAGGAGCAAGGGCAAGATATCCACAGTATTATGCAGCATATCATGAGTTATTG CGTTTAGGAGCAAATTTTCCAGAGAAATCCGAGAGATCAGCACCCGTCCTTACACCCCCACAATCACAGCCTCTACCATCGTATCCACATAATTTGGGTAATCCAGAAAATGCAAATGATTCTGCCGTCCGTTCTGCAGAGTCTGAGTTTCCAACATTGAG TATGACAGAAATGCAAAATGCACGTGGTATCATGGATGTCCTTGCAGAAATGTTGACTGCAATAGACCCACAAAAGAAAGAG GGACTTAAGCAAGAGGTTATTGTCGACTTGGTGGAACAGTGCCGTACATACAAGAGACGAGTGGTACACCTGGTCAACTCCACTTC GGATGAATCACTATTAAGTCAAGGATTAGCTTTGAATGACGATTTACAGCGAGTTCTTGCCAAACATGATTCCCTTCTTACAGGAACTTCTGTTCCATTTGAAAAGTCAAAGCCTGAAACTAGCCGAGCATTAGTACCTGTCAATCCTCCTCTAACCGACACAAAACAAACAGG GTCTGTCAGTCATGCTAAAGTAGAGGCAGATTTGATCTCTCTTGCTCCTGTTACAACTAATGGAACGTCAACTACTCCACCAGAATCTTATCCCAAGTTTGATCTTTTGAGTGGAGATGACTATGACTCGCCAACTGCTTCTAATTCTCTTGCCATAGTCCCAGTTGGTGTATCGCAACCAACTACTCCTGTATCTCAGAACAACGCATTAGCTCTTGTGGACATGTATTCACAAAATAATGTTTCACCTGTACAAACATATTCTTCGTCACCTCAAATCCAACATCAGAAATTGCCAGCTCCACCTCGACATGAGTCATGGTCCTCCTACAATCAAGGAAATAATCTCGCTTGGAATGGTCATGTGCCTCAACAACAGCAGTCACCTTCACTGGGCTATG GTGCTACAAATGGTGGATTACCATTACCGCCTTGGGAAGCTCAGCCTGCTGACAATCAATCACTAAGTCCACACTACTCTCTGTCTAATGGTTTACAATTGGTTCAGCAGCAAAACACAGGAAGCCGTATGCCACTTATGAGCAATCAGCCAGGCTATATCCCTCAAGTTCCTCTACAACAGTTCCAAGGAGGTGTACTTCTGCAGCAGCAAACACAACCTAGCCAAATGGCTTACGTGAATCCGCAACAAATGGCTCAGCAAATGGCACAACAAATGTACAATAACCAAATGGCGCAGCAAATGTACATTACCCAAATGGCACAGCAAATGTACAATAACCAAATGGCCCAAGTTAATGGTTACGGTGGTGGCAGTGGTAGCTACAGCAATGGGTATGGATATGGACAACAACAAAATTCACAATATATTGATCAGAGAATGTCGGCGATGTCCATGAACACGGTTTACACTGGTCCTTCAATGACTAATGCATCCTATGTGCACGTACCGTCTGGAAAGCCTCAAAAGGAAGAGGATAAGCTTTTTGGAGATTTAGTTAATTTTGCAAAAGTCAAACCAAACAAAACGACTCCTGGTAGAGCTTCTTGA
- the LOC122582907 gene encoding U-box domain-containing protein 25 yields the protein MKSTNHPKLKPPPRSLFSCGFFRYCTQSVLSPTNASPPVLAPPPPPPPHSESSSSSTTSQSFTQWRFSHTPISTSNFETNPTPDTALTRHQSPPPPPRPQPPPVVISDLQELFHVAELQLSTGEELDRIKAIYMLQHSLVNPHAVVEKPRAVICNPRASVDNMGNAAGDLVDNANADVGGGAWVSCPSAVMRGVLGCLKDKELAKPATKVLLALCLGEGNRHVAVEEGAVGKVVDALVDLDGGAVAERALAALELLCTVAEGAAELRAHALVGPMMVEVMRRMETTRGRENAIGILAVIYGGAGGDAMEFAPPEEVARVVMLAMQGDCSARGRRKGAQLLKVLQENERLDLTQEVG from the coding sequence ATGAAAAGTACTAACCATCCTAAACTTAAACCACCACCACGTTCACTATTTTCTTGTGGCTTTTTTCGTTATTGCACTCAATCTGTTTTAAGTCCCACCAATGCTAGTCCACCGGTACTCGCtccgccgccaccaccgccgccacattCGGAATCCTCGTCTTCTTCCACTACCTCACAAAGTTTTACTCAATGGAGATTCTCTCACACTCCCATTTCTACTTCAAATTTTGAAACGAACCCGACACCCGATACAGCACTAACACGCCACCaatcaccgccgccgccgccacggCCTCAACCGCCACCTGTTGTTATTTCTGATCTTCAGGAGCTTTTCCACGTGGCGGAGCTTCAACTCAGTACAGGTGAAGAGTTGGATAGAATAAAGGCTATTTATATGCTTCAGCATTCTTTGGTTAACCCACACGCCGTTGTGGAGAAACCACGCGCCGTCATATGTAACCCACGCGCCTCCGTGGACAACATGGGCAATGCAGCCGGCGACTTAGTTGATAATGCAAATGCTGACGTAGGAGGCGGCGCGTGGGTGTCATGTCCGTCGGCGGTTATGAGGGGGGTGTTGGGTTGTTTGAAGGATAAAGAATTGGCAAAGCCGGCGACAAAGGTGTTGTTGGCGCTTTGTTTAGGGGAAGGTAATCGACATGTGGCGGTGGAAGAAGGGGCGGTGGGGAAAGTGGTGGACGCCTTGGTGGATTTGGATGGCGGGGCGGTGGCGGAAAGGGCATTGGCGGCTTTGGAGCTTTTATGTACGGTGGCTGAAGGTGCGGCGGAGCTTAGGGCGCATGCATTGGTCGGGCCAATGATGGTGGAGGTGATGAGGAGGATGGAAACAACTAGGGGTAGAGAGAACGCTATCGGAATATTAGCGGTGATTTACGGTGGTGCTGGTGGTGACGCGATGGAGTTTGCGCCACCGGAAGAGGTGGCGCGTGTAGTGATGTTGGCTATGCAAGGAGATTGTAGTGCAAGAGGGAGGAGAAAAGGGGCCCAGTTATTAAAAGTACTCCAAGAAAATGAACGGTTGGATTTGACACAAGAAGTGGGGTGA
- the LOC122583807 gene encoding bark storage protein A-like yields the protein MLTRKLTSTTFIYIVVLFTLSHQDHANGTLHGSTKKMVHEANKNGPYLGLVIPNLFEMNPLLNNPHYKPSKLIIDYAGRRFRFGKIYKKPVILVMSGMGLVNAAVATQLLLSLFEIEGVIHYGIAGNANPNLNIGDVTIAEYWSHSAMWNWQRYGDGPENALPFEGEGGFTRDIGYLKFGAYSSSSEEETKDDNNLLNNVWYQAEEVYPVDGTPEQTQQAFWIPVDSNYFSLSKKLENLKLEGCINATTCLSTPPKVTTVQRGTSANIYLDNAAYRGFLYNKFNVSPVEMESAGVSLICYQQKVPHITFRALSDLAGGGSASSNEADTFSGLSVENSVIVMVEFVKLLAGYNRKLLSYV from the exons ATGTTGACTAGAAAGTTAACTTCCactacttttatttatattgttgtaTTATTTACTTTATCTCATCAAGATCATGCAAATGGTACATTACATGGAAGTACAAAAAAGATGGTCCATGAAGCCAATAAAAATGGACCTTATTTAGGTTTGGTCATTCCCAACTTGTTTGAAATGAATCCTCTACTCAACAATCCTCATTATAAGCCCAGCAAGCTCATTATCGACTATGCAG GAAGAAGGTTTCGGTTtggaaaaatttacaaaaagcCGGTGATTTTGGTTATGAGCGGAATGGGCTTG GTGAATGCGGCAGTCGCGACACAACTGTTGTTGAGTTTGTTTGAGATAGAAGGTGTGATACATTATGGAATAGCAGGGAATGCAAACCCAAATCTAAATATTGGAGACGTGACTATTGCTGAGTATTGGTCTCACTCTGCTATGTGGAATTGGCAG AGGTATGGAGACGGGCCTGAAAATGCGTTGCCATTCGAAGGAGAAGGTGGATTTACAAGGGATATTGGGTACTTGAAATTTGGAGCATATTCATCATCATCCGAAGAAGAAACTAAGGATGACAACAACTTGTTGAACAATGTGTGGTACCAAGCAGAAGAAGTTTATCCAGTGGATGGCACTCCAGAGCAAACTCAACAAGCATTTTGGATCCCAGTTGACTCCAATTATTTCTCTCTCTCGAAAAAACTTGAG AATCTAAAACTGGAGGGTTGCATCAATGCCACAACATGTTTATCTACCCCGCCAAAGGTCACCACGGTGCAAAGAGGCACAAGTGCGAATATCTATCTAGACAATGCAGCCTATCGAGGCTTTTTATACAACAAGTTCAACGTTAGCCCCGTAGAAATGGAAAGCGCCGGAGTATCTCTTATTTGCTATCAACAAAAAGTGCCACATATCACTTTTCGGGCTCTTTCAGACCTAGCTGGTGGTGGCTCAGCGAGTTCAAACGAGGCTGATACGTTCTCAGGCCTAAGTGTCGAGAACTCTGTAATAGTGATGGTGGAGTTTGTTAAATTGTTGGCGGGTTACAATCGAAAATTGTTAAGCTATGTTTAG